The window ttcactactatcaaaactatcatattactgtgctactgattacttgctgcagataattaatctccaggtgtggttgaattgacaactcaactactaataccttcaaatattctttggtccCCCttatgtcaaatctataaatttgggttgaatagtctaccctcaaaaactgttgcgatcccctatacttgtaggttatcaagacctttttctggcgccgttgccggggagcatagctatatttgttgagtcacttgggattattatcatattctcaCTATGAAAAATCTGAAGgatcctaagactaagatattttccTCAAGGacgatgggaggtaaggaactgccatccagttctgctttagattcacctcctgttatgaataaacttgcaacaccaccacatgctattaattctaatatgtcgcaagttattgatgatgctacttctactatgaatgatgcttatgatgatgctagtaccttgtttggtaatgatgatgtgccacttggtgattttcttgatgaacaaattgctagagttatacaacatgatgttgttgaatctgatgatgatcttgaaactgaaactcctgaaatacctgctagaactagccttcctaggtaTGAATTGCCTAATGTAccgaaaggttatgttatgagtgaagaaacaaatagagatattcttgcttgcaatgatagagataatctagagaaattattacataAGTAtaaaaaaatctctgaatgctagaatgaaatgtgatcctaaatttgctacttcacctatctttatcgatgataagaattatgaattctctgtcgaccaagagttaattactttgattgaatctgatcctttccatggttatgaaactgaaactgttgtgccacatcttactaagttgaacgatatagccaccctttttactcatgacgagaaaactcgctactactttattctcagattatttcctttctcattaaagggtgatgctaaagcttggtacaatactcttgctcctggttgtgtgcgtagtccccaggatatgatttactacttttttgaaaattattttcctactcataagaaacaagctgccttacaggaaatatttaattttgctcaaactaaagaagagagtctcccacaagtttgggggaggctttgccagatacttaatgttttgcctgatcattctcttaagaaaaatgaaatacttgatatcttctataatggactaatcgatgcttctagggacttcttagatagttgtgctggttgtttttttcagggaacgaactgttggacaagctgaggaattgttgaataacatattaaaaaactatgatgattggactatttctGAACCATCGCCTAAACCcaatccgaagaagaggggtatattatatctcagtcctgaagatatgcaagaggcaaagaaatctatgaaggaaaaaggtattaaagctgaggatgttaaaaatttatctcctattgaagaaatacatgagcttaatacaccaccactgcctaaggtggtagaggtaaattcttttatgaagtttaatgatagtgataatcctcacaatatgcatcctagtcaatgcctttatgagtttgaaaactacattagaaaacaagatcacttcaatgcaaatgttataaaACAATTGAAATGCAGttatgatatgattgctcgcttgagttacttgttatttagaatatcaaatgatgttagaggtgttggaaaacatgcttttatgattcaaactcaattagaacaagttggtacatctcaaagagaattacttgatgaaatgaataataatatgaatgactttgttgttagagttgcaactagaggaggtaaaatgacccaggaaccactttatcctgagggacacccaaaagaattgaacaagattgacAAAgatctaacactagtgcacctagttcttctagaaagaaaaagaaaagaagaatgataggacttcacatgctcctagtgaacctgaaatagaaaaacctcctgacaattataatgaagtttctatctcagatgttgaaactcagtctggtaatgaacactcacctagtgataatgaaaaagataatgttgatgttcatgaagatacccaaccaaataataaagaaccagccgatgatgttgagatagaaccactagTTGATCTTGATAAtagacaacctaaaaataaaaggtatgacaaaagagactttgttgctagaaaacacggtaaggaaagagaaccatgggttcaaaaacctatgtctttttcacccaagtcaactaaaaagaatgatgatgaagaatttgaacgctttgctgaaatgccgatGTCAGTATTTTTtgctactcgcttgactgatatcttgaaaatgccttcatatgcaaagtatatgaaagacatcatcacaaataagagaaaaatactgaaAGCTGAAATCTcctctatgcttgctaattatacttttaaagatggagtacctaaaaaacttagaGATCCGGAAATACAACTATACCTTGCTTTATCAAAAAATTTACGTGAaaattgctttgtgtgatttaggagctggtgttagtattatacctttctctttatataaaagacttgatttgaataaactcacacctattgagatatctttacaaatggctgataaatcaactgccataactatcgctatctgtgaggatgtgcccgttgttgttgctaatgttattattttgactgattttgttatacttgagatgctcgaaaacgacaacatgtcgattatccttggtagactcttcttgaatactgcaggggttgttattgattgcaataaaatcaaGGTCACTTTTTATATTAATAGCAATGAGCATACAATGCACTTTCCGAAAAAACAATTCCAAATAAATGATTTTAgtattattgaaaaatctccgacgatTCTTTTTTTATACTCTCTccattctaaaatagatgacccaactttatactagtaTAAAGTTATaatgttgggtcatctattttggaacagagggagtacttttttgGTTTGGGTTGGTCCTGGCGGCTGTTCGTCTAGAGCGCGCGGTAGTTTTTGCGACGGTAAATATTGTACGTACGAGCAATCCAACGGCCCAGAGCAGTCGGTTTTTACCAAAGTGCAATCCCTTCTCTCCAACCCTGCCGCCCGAAGGCTGCAGCCATGCGGCGGCACTACGCCGAGCTCCTCCGCCGTGCCGCCTCGCTGCCGTCTCTCTCGCTCGTGGCCTCCCTCCACGCCGCCGCGCTCCGCCGAGGCGCGGTCCTCGTCCCCTCGCTCATCCACGCCTACTCCGCGTGCGGCGACCCAGCCTCCGCCCGCAGCGTGTTCGACGGATTGCCCGCACAGGAGCAGACACTCTCCGCGCGCACCGCGCTGGCCAGCGCTATGTCCGCGCACGGCAGGTGCCGGGAGGTGTTCGGCCTGTTCCGCGGCTGGGAGGGGGAGATGGACGACAAGGCGGTGACGGTGGTCCTCGCCGCGTGCGCTAGGGCCGGGATGATCAGCGAGGGGAGGGAAGTCTTTGCGAGGGTGCGGAGGCCAGCGTTGCAGCACTACACGTGCATGGTGGAGATGCTGGGACGGGCCGGGGAGGTCGAGGAGGCAGAGGGGCTGCTGGCGCGGATGGAGGCACGACCGGACAGGATCATCTGCACGGTGCTGCTCGCGGCGTGCCGGGTGCATGGCCGTGTCGATGTGGCTGAGAGAGTGGCTAGGTTGATGAGCGAGTATGGCATTGTATGAATTTTGGCATATTGATCAGTTGACAAACTGGCCATTGTGTTAGGCTGTTAGCCCAAGAGCAGTGATCAAAACCATTGTGATATGGAGCTGATAACACATAGTTTGGTTGACGGCAATGCCGCAATGGTGGTTCTTGAAGTTCATGCAGTAATGCAGTACAACACAAGCCCCTGGCCGGTGAGATCTGAATTTTGTAGAAGTCTATGTTGCAGTGGACGAACCACATGAGCGCCAGCACACTTCACTGCTTGAACCTGTATGGAAGCACAATTCGAAGGCATCTATCAGATTGCTATAAAATGAGTAATGTCGGTACTATAGACCATCTGCAGTGGAATGCCCGTCAGTTTTCTCAGTTGCTGACTGTCTACGCTCTCTGATTAGCTTAATGATGGGCGTACATTTCTGGACTGTAAGTTGTCAAGCTTAATGGAGCCTGGCAGCCCGTAATGCAACACAAAGAGAAGTCGCCAAAGTTAATAGTCGAACCTGTCAATATTGTTAATAGCTGTAACTGTCAATCTTGACTTCTTGAGTGAATTGTTGAGGAGCAGTTTCGATCAAATTTTGTTGAAGCTGGATGTGGTGGGAACCATCAAAATACAGGAAGTCTGCTCCAAGAACATGTTGTGAGATCTTCCAGGATTCAGTTTCTGGGTACTTCAGAGTTCTGGCATTCTCTCACTGTGGAAACTGTACCTCCTGCTATGGTTTCAATTTACCGAGCATAGAACGTCTGTTTTAAATGGTTGGTCTCTTCATTATTGTGTCCGCTGTCACAGCAATCACCGGATCTTATTCTGGACATATGTGCAATGATACTTGAGCAAATCAGCTCTCTGATGTAAATACTCACGTTGACGCAGAACGTCCATCTCGCATGCGACACATGGGTGCGAGGGAATGCGGAGTTGGGCGTTGCTGGTAAGAGACAGAACAAGTGGAACCTGGTTGGGAAATTAGCAGGAGAAATGGGGAAGTGGTTGTTCTGGTCATGAGCACACCTGAGCTCGTTATCTGGGCGGTTCGGCGCTCCATTGGGATGTGGTGCATTCAATTCCTGTGCCAGTGCGTTGTTCGTTTTTAAAGGAGGAAATGTGGAAATACAGTAGATGGGTACGACGTACGTAGGTCTAGTTATGGAGCGAACGTTTGCTGCCGTGATGGATCTAAAGGAGAGCCATGGCTCGTGACGTCAGCCCCGTCCTGATCCGTGGATCAGGATGTATGTTTTCCAGTAGGACGGTAGTAGAGTAGTGAATGAGGGATGGCACCAAGACGGAGTTGCCTCCAACCTCTACCTGCTCTGTTTGTGCACTGTCGCTTGCGGCTAGCTGAGCCTGAGCGGCGGAATTCATCCTGCAAAAATACACAGCTGGCGGCGCAAAAATGGAGTTCCTGATGCAACCAATTAGGAGGTAATCCCGTGTGCAGCTTTCAGCCGAGTACATCTTTCTTTAGGATTTGCATGAAATCTGTATAATATTTCAAGATTTGGGCAATGTAGGACCACCGTGCTGGATGAGGTTAATGACAACAAGGTTCCAATGGAGCCGCTGCACTACCCTGCGGTGGCAACCATTGCAGATCAATTGCCGCCCATGGCGGCAACGAGTGCTGGCGAGCAGATCTGTGCagcggaggggtcggcggtcgcGGAAGCAGATGGTGAAGCACAAACAAAGTAGATATGCAATTTGAAATCgtgtgcctagataggtagttgacTGGGCTAGCTCGACATATATTTGAAACAATTGCTCTTCAGTTTCAGAAGGGACTGGCTGAGGACAAATGTGGTtaacaaacaaaaataaaataaaaaaactgtCGTAGAGGGTATATATAACAAATGTAGATAAGGCCTGTCGATCTAACCCTGGAATGGTTGGTAGACACAGCATCTCATGTGTAATAGAAATCAGCTGGGGATAACTATACTAAGCTGTACAGCATAGTAGTACTGAAGACAGTTTCTGGATTATGAGTGTAGTTTTAGTATGTTTTAACCATAGCAAAAATCTGCATAGCAGTGACATCGTGGGCATGATTTTCAATGAGATCCAAGCGCTAAGAGCAAACTTATAATCTCAAATGCAGAGTGAAGACAGTATGATCTGAAAACACGATATGTGATGGAATTAGACAGTTTGAAAAAGCAATTTAGTTTGGTTTGTGTTCTGTTCTGATGAATATAACGCAGTGAAGTCATTCCTGAATTTTAGTGTAAAGATAGAGCATAATAGAAAAATAAAATTAATCCCAGGAGGATATTTGCCGGCCTGGGGGTGTATGTTTATCTGTTTTCATGGGAAAATGATTAGATCAGAGGAACAGTGCTAAAAATCTGCTCATTGGATTAAAACTGGTTGCTTTTGATTCGATATGTTTGGCAACCTATAGGTGCTGAGAATAATAATACTGTCTGCAGGGTGTGGATCGGAGCTGCCGCTCCCGGCAGGACGCCTTATCCTAGTCGCACGAGCGCCTTTGAGAAGTCAATACGTGGTTTTGCGGAGAAGTCTGCATCGGGTACATTGATGGAAAGCTATTTCTTGTACTGCATAGCTTTATACATTGTCGTACCAAACTTGTGAGCTTTATGGATAGGCATGTCTTTGAGAACAATAATAAAATCACAATTCTGTCCATACATATTTATTGTTCATTCTTCTGAAATTATGTGGACAATATCAGCATTTTTATTACTTTACTGTCATATCTCATTAGTTGATAGTTTAAGTCCACACTGTGTTCACTGCTTTTATATCATGGACAGATTATCTAAGAATTGAGAAGTGATTTTCTTTTCACATAATGTACGTTACTGTTGCACATGCTTTATTCACTTAATGATCTTGCAGTATGAATACCAATTGATAGTGATAATACTCGTACTTTTGAAAAATCGTGGTTGGGTAAGGAGGGATTGTACTTGCCTGGTTGTACGGTGCCATTCAGTTATCAGTAGTCCAGGTTGACATCATTTGTGAAGCATGAAAGGCATGAATCAATTCTTTTTCAGGATTCTGGTTTTGTTGACTTAAGTGGGTATTATTAGGAGACAGAGCAGTTAAATTCAGGAACTGTGATTGTTAATTATGTAGTCTTAATTGTGATTTACACTGTAATTAGAGTGATAATTCTACATCTCTGTGCCTTATTTGACTCTTGTTTATTGGTATTTGATAGATGAGCAGGATAGGAAAGGTTACTGAAAAAGGAAGTTTTTTTGCAAGACAATGGCATGGCAAATGAGAGAAATATTCAAGTCTGACGGGGAAGTTGATTTGCAAGAATCTAGAATCGGCTAAGCTTGGTTTAATTTTGTTTAAGAGATGTCTTTGCACATGATGCATGTAAAATGCTTTCTAAATTTTGTGTCAGCTTGAGGTATTTGAAACTGTACTGATCTATTGTTTGTTACCCGTGGAACACTTGTGAATATAATTTTGTCCAAAAATTTATAAAAGCCCTGGTTAGATCAGAAGTGCTGTTCTGCTCCTGGGTGCATACACACGCACCCTAGCTGAACAGTAGTAAATTTAGAAAAAGATAGAAATAAATAAACTTTGATTTTTTATTGGATTCTATATATAGAACTGTCCAAATTCTTCTGAAGCATCCAGATACCAGTGCCAAACCAAACACCGGAATGTGGTTTGACCTGATGGCTGATTGTTGTGCTCACCATGTCATTGGAAGTAGAAATTTATGGGATGGAAACTTTGAGATCATTACGAACTTTGTCAGGATACCTTTTTTGTAACTGGATTTTTTTGGATTCATGATCTCTGTTTGTTCTTTTGCACATGGCCGAAGCGGCCTGTTACAGTCTTGGATTCCTAATGCGTGCTGAGTTGCTGCCTTTTGATCAGATTGTAAGGTAGGGCCATGATATTTTTTGAAATTCAGAATCTTTCGCTTACTAGTGTTTAATTAAAGAAGAGGCAGCTGCTGCTGGAGGATTTTCCTTGTGCTGCGGCCTTTGGCAGTTAGTTACTCATCAGATCACTAAACTGAACACTTTGGCTGTAAACTCAAACAGGTGGCCACCCTGCGTTGCTGCCTTTCGGAGAAGTGGAAGCATCACTGCATTTTCATGTTCAACCACGAGTATCTTGTGGTCGTCGGAGCAGCTCTTCCCTTTGCCAGACACTTGCTACACCGACCGATGCCGACAGACAGATCGAGACGATGGATGAACGAGCAACCGGTGGCTGGCAGCCAAGGCAAGGCAAGGCAAGGAGGACCTTCCAGGAGCTGCATCCTCGGAGGAAATACTGACCGTGAACTCATCCCTCATGCCGTTCTCCTGATCCGCGGAATGTGCCGGCCGGATTCCGATCCCCGTGCCCGGTCGCAGGTGCCGTTTGCTCGACGGCTGTCTGCCAAGAAGAGCACGGCCGTTGCTTTCGGTTTGCCGACCGGGGCTGGAGTGCAGGGCGTGCAAAGCTCCAAACCGAGCGCTGCCGTGCCAAGCTACGGTTAGCGTTGCTTTCacccttggtcttcttcttcgtgcTTATCTGATTGCATTGCAGTGCCGCATGCATCCGGTGTTTGTCTACTTCCGTGTCTTTCTTTTGCTGGCTGTCGACAAGTCCTGTGTTTGCTGGCCGGAGTAATAACTGAACCCGAATTACATTCGATGCAAGGACTGCGAAATTCAGTCTGTTTTTTTTTCGTCTTGTTTCTCCCGTCTAGTATATGTTCGTAAGGAAAAATTAAGTTATTTCCCTTGGTGTGATTTCTTGTGCATATCAAGGGGAGATTCCACAAAATATAAGTTGGAAGCAATTCCATGCCTCTGTGATAGCTCCAGCAAAGAGTTCTATGCTACGAAGGTTGCCGTCAAAATTCAACTATAAAAAACGTCAATATATATGCCTAACATAAACCAGCACAGCAAGTACTGTACGTCAGTACACTTGTACGTGCGCCGACGTGGTAATTAGAAGAAAAAAAAGGTTAGAAAATTCAGCACCGTCGATCTCCTGCCGTCTCGATCTGAGCCGTCGGCTCCCCGTCCGGCAGATGGCACAAGCGTGGCCGCGCAACCTcgcccttccttcctcctccacttCCGTACTAGACCGGGTCCACGCCGCCGGGCCCGCGAAAtctcctcctccccttccttctcccctcGGACCCCTCCCCCATCCTTCCGCCCCACCtcacaccaccgccaccgccaccgccaccgtcacCAGCACCAACAAAACCCTACAGACCGGACCCGGCCGAGCCACATGGCTAGCTTCGGCGTCGACACGCGCCCCGCCGCGGCGGGGGAGGGGGCGCTCTCCTTCCTCTCCCGGAGCCTGCGGGAGGACCTGCGCCTCATCCGCGCGCGGGCCGGGGAGCTCGAGACCTTCCTCAGCGCGCCGGTCCCGGAGCCCGACCTCTTCGCGCGCCTCCGCAGGGCCTACAACACCACCTCCCTCtccggctccgccgcctcggggATCGGGAGGACGCGCCTGGACCTGTCGGCGATAGGGAAGGCGTTCGAGGCCGAGGTCGGGAGGGGGTGGGGGGCCAAGACCGGGTGGAGGTGGGAGGACGAGGACGCCGCGGAGTGGGAGCCCATACGGGCCGTCAAGGCGCGCCTCAGGGACCTCGACCGCAAGCGCCAGGACCAGGCCAGCGACGTGCTCCACAAGGTCAAGCTCAGCCTGGTAAGCTTCCAAACCCTCACCAATTCTACCGTCCTTCGTGCACAAGTAAATAAATAAACTGCGGCCTGATAAGAAAATAGGCAGTTttccgattaaattaatccataaataaatcatgagcatgacattgACAGTATTGATAACACACTGGttacgatctaacagagcatgtactacacatatagtagaaacatctacgcatatcgctagtactgctacaacagaaagaaacatgAGAGGGATAAACaatgtataccctccaatcggccatgcggcggcggtggcggcggcagtagccgcggcatcctcggcggccttcttgtcggccccggccttctcagcggcggcatggtcggcgtcggtcgacatggtgatgacgaaggtgatgtagacgtagatgaacagaagcgagcagtcgcgtagtcgctacccaaaaacctaatcgcccctctcccgtacaggatccggagaggcAGGGTTTcag is drawn from Triticum dicoccoides isolate Atlit2015 ecotype Zavitan chromosome 4A, WEW_v2.0, whole genome shotgun sequence and contains these coding sequences:
- the LOC119286340 gene encoding putative pentatricopeptide repeat-containing protein At3g13770, mitochondrial encodes the protein MRRHYAELLRRAASLPSLSLVASLHAAALRRGAVLVPSLIHAYSACGDPASARSVFDGLPAQEQTLSARTALASAMSAHGRCREVFGLFRGWEGEMDDKAVTVVLAACARAGMISEGREVFARVRRPALQHYTCMVEMLGRAGEVEEAEGLLARMEARPDRIICTVLLAACRVHGRVDVAERVARLMSEYGIV